The genomic interval ACGCGAAACGCTCAAGGTCGCGAGCCAGAATAGCGTTCCAACAGTCATCAGCGGCCTTTGCCAGAGCCTTCACCTTTGGCTCAGTGATATCCTTACCCTCTACAACAGAGCATCCTGCCTTACGCGGCTCCATGGGAATCATAACCAAATGGTTCTCCAACCATGACAGCACGCCATCATCATAGCATGTCTCAATCTTCTCAGGCCAGAAACGGTTGTTATACCAATGTCTGCACAGTCCTGGCACACAGATGCCTATAGAGTCTTGCGCCCCACTGATTATTCCATCGCTACGCTCAGGGTCGTTCTCAAAGCAGAACACCAGCTTTGCCAGCATCTCTGGGTCCATGTTTGGCAACTGATAGGGCCATATCTTCTTTATCATATTGCGCGTTGATGTAGAAAGGCCACATCTGTCACGCACTTCAAATGTAGGCTCCAACGATATTGTTATAGCCCATCCTGGCGCATAACAGCTAACATAAGGCTGGTCAATCCATGTGCCAGCAAGATCCAATCTGGTAGGTATCTGACTTTCAGTCTTCTTAAGGTCAGTACTGCTACGCGCCTTCAGTCCCTCCTGGGGCACACGCTGCAACACTACATACTCAATGCCGTGCTCCTCGCAGAACCTTCTTTTCTCGTCATTGCCACCATCTTCGTTTACCACCAAGATGTCTGGCTTCAGCGCCTCAACAGTAGGCACAAAGTCCATGATGCCGCTTCCAGCATTGATAAACGCATCTTTCACATATCTGATGCTCTTTACCATGAACAGACGCTCTTGCTCGCTATAAACTGTTTTATGGTGCTTGTATTCAAGGATTGTTGCATCTGATCCTATTCCTACATACAGGTCGCCATATTCAGCAGCCTGACGAAAGAACTCCACATGACCACTATGCAGCAAATCATAGCATCCACTAACAAAGACTTTCTTCATAATATGTTTTCTTTCGTCAATTATGAAAGAAGGCTCTCTGCCAGCTTTTCAAGACTTGCCTCATCTTCCTTCTTCATACGAGAGCGGATGGTGACCATAGGCTCCACTATTTCACAGTCCTTCATGGCCTCTATCATGCCTCTCATCACCTTACCAGCTACTGGAGCCCAGCTGCCATTTTCAATGATACCGAACTTGCGCTTCTGGTAGTTCTTTATTTGCAGATGATACAGGAAGTCGTGCATCACTGGGAACACACCAGCATCATAGCTCGAGGCTGCTACAACGACTGTGGGATAGCGGAAGGCATCCTCGATGACCTCGGCCATATCCTCGCGACTTAAGTCGCTGACAACGACCTTCTTAGCGCCCTTCTCGCGGAGTATCTCGCCCAGGCGCTCAGCAGCCTTAGCCGTACCACCATGAATGCTGGCGTAGGCTATCAAGATACCCTCGCTCTCGGGCTCGTATTTGCTCCATGTGTCGTAGAGTTTCACGGCGTTAGCAAGAGCCTCTCCCTTCAACACAGGACCATGCAGCGGACAGATAGCCTGCACATCCAGAGCTGCCATCTTTTTCACAACGCCCTGCACCTGCACGCCATATTTTCCACAGATGTTAAAGTAATAACGACGAGCCTCGCAAGCCCAGTCATCAGTCTCATGCACTAATGCGCCAAACTTACCAAAGCCATCAGCCGAGAACAGCACCTTGTCCGTAGTATCATAGCTCATTATAACCTCTGGCCAGTGAATCATAGCTGCACCAATAAACTGGAGTGTATGCTTACCTAATGCGAGGGTATCGCCCTCTTTCACGGTAACCACTCGTCCTGTAAAATCTACTCCCTCAAAGAAGTTGGCCAGCATTTTCACGGCCTGAGCGCTGCAAACCAACTGAAGGTTGGGATACGTCTCCAGCATCCAAGCGATGAGTGCTGAGTGGTCAGGCTCCATGTGGTGAGCCACAAGATAGTCAGGCTGACGGCCATTCAGAGCAGCAGTAAGGTTTGCTTTCCACTCCTCACCCTTACGGGCATCAGCAGTATCCAGCACCGCTATCTTCTCATCGTCTATGAGATACGAGTTATAACTCATGCCCTCGGGCACCACATACTGACTCTCAAACAAATCGATGTCGAGGTCATCCACACCGATATACTTAATTGTATCGCTAATCATATTCATAGTTTCATAATGTTTCTGGCGTGCAAATTTACTGATAAGAATTGAAATATGCAAATATTACATGCTGAAAGGAGAAAAATTGCTTTTCTCAGATGATTATCGGAAAAGAATCATTAAATTTGCAGTCTAAACATCAAACAAAAAAAGAATCTATAATGAAAACAAAGCATGTACAGTATCAGACTCACGGTACCTGTTCACAGTTGATAGACGTAACAGCCGATGAGCACGACGTTATCCAGCAGGTATTCTTTCTTGGCGGATGCAATGGCAATCTGCAAGGTATCAGTCAGTTGGTAAGAGGTCAGAAGATTGACGATGTCATTCCTCGCTTGAACGGCATCCGCTGTGGCAGTAAGGGCACCTCATGCCCTGACCAGTTGTGTCGCGCCCTCGAACAGTTGAAGCAGGCTCCTGCAAAAGACGAATGATGATAGGACTATGGCAAGCAATACCGATTTTGTACAATACATCGCCGACCAGTGTAGTGGCGCAGGCGAGATTATTGTGAAAAAGATGTTTGGCGACTACGGCATCTATTGTGACGGAAAGATCTTCGGACTCATCTGTGACGACTGTTTCTATCTAAAGCCCACAGAGGCCGTCCGTCCCTTACTCCGTGTCATAGATATGCGTCCGCCCTACGATGGTGCCAAAGACTACTTTTATATTGCCGATGTCGATGACTGCGACTACCTCTCTCACATAGTCCGTGAAACCTGTAAGGTCCTGCCTGAGCCGAAGCCGAAAAAGAAAAAGTAACGAAATCTCAATTATTCCTTTCCATCGAGATATTCAAATTCCACATAATCTTCCGTTGGATTAAAGTCCAAAGTCGTGGGATCCACATCCTCATCAACAACTCCCCAATTGGGGAATGTTTTGTTCCCTTCTTGGGAATAATTGACAATTGGTAAGAACAAGTGTTGCATTATTGACAAAAAATGTCATTATCGATTAATTCTCAACTCATGACGTTTCCTGATTTTTATTGACTGTCATTGAAAAATCTCTCATCCCTCCCGTCGAATGACTAAAAACCTATTGAATAAAGGGATTGCGCGTTTTTCACCCCTCCCTTCATCCCTCCCATCATCCCTCCCATCATCCCTCCCATACCTCTCCAATTTCTCCTCCCATCGTTCCCCTAAAGAATGGTTTAACAATTGGAAAAAAATATGGAATTATTATAATGAAAAACTTGCAGAATCGAGATTATTTTTGTACCTTTGCATCATTGAGAAACACGCTATGAAAAGCGCAAAAACAAACTATTTTATTTATTGAAAAACCACATTTATGGAAAAAAACATTACTACAACTGGTGAGGCACTTGCTGCTTCACAGGAGGCAACTCTCGTCATCGAGCAGTTCCTCAACGAGAACTATCGTTTCCGCAGAAACATTCTGAACGGAAAGGTTGAATTTGCGATTCTGCCCAAGGAAACTGGGGCAAATTTCTCTGGTGCCTCTGATGAGGCTGAGTTAATTTACAGGCCGTTGACACAGGCAGCCCTGAACAGCATCGTGATTCGTGCCAAGCGCGAACAGGTGATGGAAAAGGGTAACCCCAAGGCTGAGATAACGGAGTATGTGCAGTCGGAGGAGATTCCTGAACACAATCCTGTTCAGGACTTTCTTAACAACTTGCCAAAATGGGACGGACAGAACCACATAGCACGCATCTTCGCTCGCATTCCAGGCATCACGTCAGAACAGATGAACTACCTGACCATCTGGCTGCGCTCTGCTGTGGCCCACTGGATGCAGATGGACATGCTTCACGGCAACGAGTGCGTACCTACGCTAATCGGTTCACAGGGCTGTGGCAAGACCACCTTCGTGCGCCGTTTGCTGCCTCAGCACTTGCGTCAGTACTATCTGGACCACCTGAACCTCTCTAACAAGTTTGACAAGGAGATGGCGCTGACAAACAATCTGCTGGTAAACCTCGATGAGCTCGATGCCATCCGTCCTTCTCAGCAGTCATCTCTGAAGCAGACGCTAAGCGTGAGCAAGGTTAACGGACGCCCCATCTTCGGGCGTGCCCAGGAGGACCGCACACGCTTTGCCTCGTTTGTGGCAACCACCAACAATCGTCATCCGCTGAAGGATGCCACAGGCTCGCGTCGCTATATCTGCATCCTGATTCCTGATGGACAGCTGATTGACAACACGGGAGATATAGACTATGGTCAGCTCTATGCACAGGTGATATTCGAACTGCTGGAGCAGAAAGCGCCCTACTGGTTCAACAACGACGAGGTAGCTCGCATCCAGCAACTTAATCAGGACTACATAGAGAAGAAAGACCTGGGCGAGATGTTTGTGGCCTGCTTCCGGCAGCCTCATGAGGGCGAGATGGTGAAGACGATGAACTGTGGCGAGATAATCAACATCATGCAAAAGGACTACCCTACTCTTCAGAACACCTTTAGCAACAAAATCAGGCTTGGAAAGGCCATCTCGGCTCTTGGTTTCAAGCACAAGGAACATTCCCACGTGGCCTATTACGATGTAATACCCATGAAAGCTGCATGAGGTGTGACGGGAGGGTTATGGGAGGGATGAAGGGAGGGATGAAGGGAGGGGTGAAAAACGCGCAATCCCTTTATTCAAAAGGCTTTTAGTCACACGACGGGAGGGATGAGAGATTTTTCAATGACAGTCAATAAAAATCAGGAAACGTCATGAATTGAGAATTGAAAATTGAAAATTACTATGGAAAACAAAGAACTGAAAGCAAAAGACATACCTTGGGGTTATGCCCTGTGTTTCAACGATGGTTGCAACCGCAAGGATAACTGTATGCACTATCACGCCAGGCTGTTGACTGCTCAGCAGGAACAGTTCACTGGTCAGGCAGTATATCCCACCGCCTGGCAGAATGGCGAGTGCCGCTGCTACTGCGAGAAGAAGCTGGTACGAAAGGCTTGGGGATTCAGTCATCTGTATGACAATGTGCCTAAACAAAAGATAGCGGAGGCTCGTAAATGCGTGCGCTCATACTTTAGCGCAGGCATGGGCCCCTACTATCGTGTTCATCATGGCGAGAACATGCTCACGCCCAAGCAACAGGACGACATCATGCAAATCCTCGCCCGCTTCGGCAGTACCGATGGCATCCGCTTCGACCACTACGAAACAGACTGGGCCTTCGAATGACAGATCATTCCCAACCCTTAAACTCAAAGCGAGCTACTGTTCATCAGCGGCTCGCTTTGTGCTATTCTTTTTTACTATAAGTTCTGTTCTTATTGCCTCCATGTGGTTCTAAGTAGCCATACTCAGTAAGCTGGCGCAGATACCGTTTGGCCGTAGTAGAATTAAAACCAAAGTTACTGACTATTTGTTCTGTGGTAAGTTCGTCCTTATCAGCCACAAATTCCAGAATATCGACCAGTTTCTCTGCCAAAGAAGGCTTTATCGACCATTTATCGACCATTTTCTTCTGCAAATCCTGTTTATCGACCATTTTCTCACTAGTGGATTCAATATAATGGTCGATATCTGCTCTGATATACCCAGTTCCTTATGTTGCTGGAGTAATTGTAACAATATATCTTTATCTCCTTTTGTCATATTTTGTTTGCAAAGATACACCTTTTTTTATTAATATCGTATGCAAAAAACGAAAATGTTACGTTCCCAAGAATAGTTTATTTTCATCGTCCCTCTTTCTGATGACACGGTGCTTGTCCCTAATGACAATATACGTGTCAGCGGAACTGTCCCTTCTATATCACCTGTGGCAACTTTCTGCATCAAAATTTGGAAGTCTCAGAAATTGTTTGTATCTTTGCCTGCAAGAAGAACGATTACTATGGACAAGAAGATCATTGAAAACATCAAAAAGACACTTGACGCGAATCTGCCCAAGCAGGCTACGGCAATGCTTTATGGTTCGCAAGCTCGCGGTGATGCCCGTCAGGAATCGGATTGGGACATACTGATAGTTCTCGACAAAGACAGGCTGACCCCTGAGGATTACGACACCATTACCTATCCACTGACCAAACTCGGTTGGGATATGGGTGCCGAAATCAACCCCATCATGTATACCAAGAAAGAATGGGAGGCCAGCCGTATCACTCCGTTCTATCACAACGTAATAGAAGATGCCATTGCCCTATGAGTTTGAATGATGAAGAGAGAAAAACTTTGGTAAAGCTCCAGATGGAAAAAGCCAACCGCTTTTTAGATCAGGCGGAAATGGTGAGAGGTTTGCAACAGTGGGATTTGGCTGCGAACCGCTACTATTATGCGTGTTTCCATGCTGTTCAGGGCTTGTTTATTCATCATGGACTGGCTAGTAAGAGGCATACCGGTATGTTGAGCCAGTTCGGACTACACTTCATCAAAACAGGTATTATAGAAGATAGACTGGGTGGGTTTCTAACCCGAATGGAGCAACTGAGAGAAAAGGGAGATTACAACTGTTTCTTTTCAATCAACGAAGAAGAACTGAGCACAATCGTGGAACCTGCCTATGAGTTAGTTAAGGTAATAGCTGAGCTAATTCAGCAATAAGATAAATGTTGAACCCTTAAAACCACAGATGCCTATGGGCAAAGAATGAAATAACTGAAAATAAGGACATATAGGATGAATATCCACTTTTAGATTCTTGTTTCTGAAAATCGGCAAAATTGACAGAATGTAGCAAGGACTGAAGTAGGAGTTCACGCCGTTCGGCGTGGGCATTTACTCGTTTAAGCTACATAGGTGTTTGCCGATACCTCAGAAACGTAGACGAAGTAAATTGTCCACGTTTTCTTTTTGTGTGTATTGAAATAACCTAAAACTATATGATTATGAAGAAACAACTGCTTTTACTTGTTGTATTGATATTACCATTGATAGCAAGTGCAGATGCTGTTGAAATCAATGGCATCTATTACAATCTATATACTGATTTTAATGTTGCAGAAGTAACGAGTAATCCTAATAAATATACGGGGAGTATAGTTATTCCGGAGTCTGTTAATTATAATAATGTTACTTATAGCGTTATGAGTATAGGTAATGAAGCATTCGATAATTGTTCTGATCTTACCTCTATCACTATTGGTAGTAGTGTGACGAGCATTGGCAATCAGGCTTTCGACGGCTGCTCTAAGCTTACCTCCATCAAGATCCCCAACAGTGTGACGACCATCGGCGATGCAGCTTTCAATGAATGCTTTGGACTTTATTCTATAAAGGTTGAAGCTGGTAATGCTATATACGATTCTCGCGATAACTGCAATGCTATTATAGAAACGGCAAGTAACACATTACTATACGGTTGTAAAAATACGCGTATACTCAGTAGTGTAACAAGTATTGGTGATCGAGCTTTCTATTTTTGTAGAGGTCTCACCACGGTCATCATCCCCAATAGTGTGAAGAGTATTGGAGAAAGTGCATTTAATTGCTGCTTTGGCCTCAAAACAATCACCATAGGCAACAGCGTGACAAGTATAGGAGATGATGCTTTCTTTTATTGCTATAACCTTACTTCTGTCATCATCCCCAATAGTGTGAAAAGCATAGGCAAAAATGCTTTCGCTAAATGCTCTAGACTTAACGCCGTCACTATCGGGAATAGTGTGACGAGTATTGGTAGTTTTGCTTTCGATGATTGTACTGACCTTATGTCTGTCACTATCGGCAATAGTGTGACGACTATTGGCAGTTATGCTTTTAGTAATTGTCCTCACCTGACCTCCATTACCATCCCCAACAGCGTGAAGAGTATTGGCTATCATGCTTTCGATGGTTGTACTTTCCTTAAGTCCGTTTTAATTAGCAGCGGCGTAACAAGTCTTGGATATAATTCTTTCGATGGAGTAGATATCCCCATCATTATTTCGCTTATAGAGAATCCATTTGGAATATATGGTAAAGGATCAAGTAAAAGAGTCTTTACATTTGGCACATTCGATTATGCTACGCTGTATGTACCCAATGGTACTATTGATAAATATAAGGCAACAGAGGGTTGGATGGACTTTGTTCATATTGAGGAAGGTAATCCCACTGGAATCAATGATGTTGAGAATGCCCAAAACAGTAACACCACTATTTACGACATGAATGGTGTTCACCTGCCAGAGACCAGAAAAGGTATTAATATCGTAAATGGCAAGAAGGTGATAGTTAAATAGTACGTACTTAGAGGTGAGTGACATTACGATATTTGAAGAGAGTTTCAAGAAGGAAGAAAAGGAGTAAACAAATCAATTAAAAATAATTTAGTTATGAAACATGTACGTTTTGAACCATGGAAAGGTGAAAATTACCTGACGAGTGGTTTTAATGGGAAAAAGGTTCTGGTTATTGGAGAAAGTTTTTACTGCTCAGAGGAAGAAGCAGTCCCCACTTTGACTAAAAAAGTAATAACTGACTATCTTGCAATCAGGAATGGTGAGTTTTGCGAAAATAAAGGTGAATGGACTAACACATATTTGAAATTCGAACGTTCCCTTGAAGGTAAAGAGACTTACCCAGAAGATAGTCAGAGGATATGGAATTCCATAGCTTTCTATAATTATCTTCAAGTTCCAATGTCTGGAGCCAGAGAATCAGGTTCTGCAATCGACTACAAAAATGCAGAGAATGCATTTTTTGAAGTAATTAATGATTTGCAGCCAGACTTAATCATCGTATGGGGAGTTGGTAAGTTATTTAACAATTTGCCAGAGGACAGATGGACATGGGGT from Prevotella sp. E13-27 carries:
- a CDS encoding TfoX/Sxy family protein, with product MASNTDFVQYIADQCSGAGEIIVKKMFGDYGIYCDGKIFGLICDDCFYLKPTEAVRPLLRVIDMRPPYDGAKDYFYIADVDDCDYLSHIVRETCKVLPEPKPKKKK
- a CDS encoding leucine-rich repeat domain-containing protein; its protein translation is MSIGNEAFDNCSDLTSITIGSSVTSIGNQAFDGCSKLTSIKIPNSVTTIGDAAFNECFGLYSIKVEAGNAIYDSRDNCNAIIETASNTLLYGCKNTRILSSVTSIGDRAFYFCRGLTTVIIPNSVKSIGESAFNCCFGLKTITIGNSVTSIGDDAFFYCYNLTSVIIPNSVKSIGKNAFAKCSRLNAVTIGNSVTSIGSFAFDDCTDLMSVTIGNSVTTIGSYAFSNCPHLTSITIPNSVKSIGYHAFDGCTFLKSVLISSGVTSLGYNSFDGVDIPIIISLIENPFGIYGKGSSKRVFTFGTFDYATLYVPNGTIDKYKATEGWMDFVHIEEGNPTGINDVENAQNSNTTIYDMNGVHLPETRKGINIVNGKKVIVK
- a CDS encoding FprA family A-type flavoprotein; translation: MNMISDTIKYIGVDDLDIDLFESQYVVPEGMSYNSYLIDDEKIAVLDTADARKGEEWKANLTAALNGRQPDYLVAHHMEPDHSALIAWMLETYPNLQLVCSAQAVKMLANFFEGVDFTGRVVTVKEGDTLALGKHTLQFIGAAMIHWPEVIMSYDTTDKVLFSADGFGKFGALVHETDDWACEARRYYFNICGKYGVQVQGVVKKMAALDVQAICPLHGPVLKGEALANAVKLYDTWSKYEPESEGILIAYASIHGGTAKAAERLGEILREKGAKKVVVSDLSREDMAEVIEDAFRYPTVVVAASSYDAGVFPVMHDFLYHLQIKNYQKRKFGIIENGSWAPVAGKVMRGMIEAMKDCEIVEPMVTIRSRMKKEDEASLEKLAESLLS
- a CDS encoding DUF6078 family protein, with the protein product MENKELKAKDIPWGYALCFNDGCNRKDNCMHYHARLLTAQQEQFTGQAVYPTAWQNGECRCYCEKKLVRKAWGFSHLYDNVPKQKIAEARKCVRSYFSAGMGPYYRVHHGENMLTPKQQDDIMQILARFGSTDGIRFDHYETDWAFE
- a CDS encoding adenylyltransferase/cytidyltransferase family protein — protein: MKKVFVSGCYDLLHSGHVEFFRQAAEYGDLYVGIGSDATILEYKHHKTVYSEQERLFMVKSIRYVKDAFINAGSGIMDFVPTVEALKPDILVVNEDGGNDEKRRFCEEHGIEYVVLQRVPQEGLKARSSTDLKKTESQIPTRLDLAGTWIDQPYVSCYAPGWAITISLEPTFEVRDRCGLSTSTRNMIKKIWPYQLPNMDPEMLAKLVFCFENDPERSDGIISGAQDSIGICVPGLCRHWYNNRFWPEKIETCYDDGVLSWLENHLVMIPMEPRKAGCSVVEGKDITEPKVKALAKAADDCWNAILARDLERFASAYKASFEAQVAMFPAMIQGSVPSYIEKYEKLVMAYKMPGAGGGGYLACVVSDAETFAKEHEEAIRLTIRRPGM
- a CDS encoding helix-turn-helix domain-containing protein is translated as MVDKQDLQKKMVDKWSIKPSLAEKLVDILEFVADKDELTTEQIVSNFGFNSTTAKRYLRQLTEYGYLEPHGGNKNRTYSKKE
- a CDS encoding HEPN domain-containing protein, producing the protein MSLNDEERKTLVKLQMEKANRFLDQAEMVRGLQQWDLAANRYYYACFHAVQGLFIHHGLASKRHTGMLSQFGLHFIKTGIIEDRLGGFLTRMEQLREKGDYNCFFSINEEELSTIVEPAYELVKVIAELIQQ
- a CDS encoding TIGR03905 family TSCPD domain-containing protein, which encodes MKTKHVQYQTHGTCSQLIDVTADEHDVIQQVFFLGGCNGNLQGISQLVRGQKIDDVIPRLNGIRCGSKGTSCPDQLCRALEQLKQAPAKDE
- a CDS encoding nucleotidyltransferase domain-containing protein, which gives rise to MDKKIIENIKKTLDANLPKQATAMLYGSQARGDARQESDWDILIVLDKDRLTPEDYDTITYPLTKLGWDMGAEINPIMYTKKEWEASRITPFYHNVIEDAIAL
- a CDS encoding VapE domain-containing protein → MEKNITTTGEALAASQEATLVIEQFLNENYRFRRNILNGKVEFAILPKETGANFSGASDEAELIYRPLTQAALNSIVIRAKREQVMEKGNPKAEITEYVQSEEIPEHNPVQDFLNNLPKWDGQNHIARIFARIPGITSEQMNYLTIWLRSAVAHWMQMDMLHGNECVPTLIGSQGCGKTTFVRRLLPQHLRQYYLDHLNLSNKFDKEMALTNNLLVNLDELDAIRPSQQSSLKQTLSVSKVNGRPIFGRAQEDRTRFASFVATTNNRHPLKDATGSRRYICILIPDGQLIDNTGDIDYGQLYAQVIFELLEQKAPYWFNNDEVARIQQLNQDYIEKKDLGEMFVACFRQPHEGEMVKTMNCGEIINIMQKDYPTLQNTFSNKIRLGKAISALGFKHKEHSHVAYYDVIPMKAA